From the genome of Athalia rosae chromosome 3, iyAthRosa1.1, whole genome shotgun sequence:
AAAAAAGTTTACGGATAACTCAAAAGTATCAAGGAAACGAAAAGCTGCCCGAAACCTTTGTTCCCAAACATCTAGTGACGGCAGTCAATCCCCAAGGATTGATAGCAACGAAGCTGAACTTACAGGATTTGGAAATGATTTAGATTAGGGTCAGTCTCCAAAATTCGGACTCTGAATCTCGTCACATCAATTACAAATTGctaaatattcataatattcATACCTTTTAGTTTTCTCTGAACACGAGAAGCTGTCTCGGAGATTACCTGCGTCCTAGTATCCAGTTCAGCTTGGATTTCTGTGAAACTTAATGTTTAGCAATCAACTCCGTAagtcaaattttcttcactaTATATTTTAGACTCACCGCGATTGTTGTAGTAAAGAACATTATTCTGGAGTTCCTTAATAACATTGGTATTGTCAATGATTAGTTGAATCAACGTTCGGATCTGTTCGACCTTTGTACCATACAAcaaatcgattattttttatcggtaTTTTCTGGTagcttcgtttatttatttcaatattctaCACTTACTTCCTCCAGgactttattcatttttttgttttggtacATCTGTATGTGAACATCTTGTAAAAATCCTGTCCCAAACGCAGCACTGTGCTTGCGAATCTAAATAACagtgaaaaattaacaacatGTCGTTGGATTACCACAAAATTGAAGATGTGACAAACTTAAATTTTAATCGACGTTTAAAATCTTTTTCCTTtgcttgaaaaattatctgtCAAAATTCAGATAGGATACTCAGAAAAACACGAGTCGGttttttgaattcaatgaCGATTTCATGTGATGAACTAAACTAAATCTATGAAAATTGCTGTCAGGATCCACAACATATTCACTAAAAACCGGAATAAACTACAATTTATACTAACTGCACACAAATCAGGTAATCGGTCGCGAGTCATGATGGGTCGAAACCTAATCCAGTATGGTACTAAATAAGAAGTAAACCAAACAAGGTGTACTCGTTATTATCAGTCTTATCAGAACACTGTAGATAatagataaaataatcataataatatttcgTTCCACGAAGTGTTGATGCACTtgctaattatatttttaaattgtttttttctcttcgtttttagtatttttttcgaaataggTAACGTGTCCTACTTCGTAGGTTCATTCATTAAAGGCACACTTGTGAATTAAACTAGTTCACATCATACGGACGATGTTTTGCATCTGAAATGAAATAGGAAATAGACACTTTAGCAGCTGTAGCGGCAAGGCCGGAGTTAAGATCACTTTCATAGGTGtgcgtttttcggttttttttttttcttaatttctgCTCCCAAATCACTTTTTTGGAGCAActcattgttatttttatctctaatgaagaaattgaatgTTCAATATTTCGAATCCACCTGTAACAGTTCAAAGGCTGCGGTCTCAGTCATAGCTATAGGTATGGCTAATCAAACGATGAGTTCAATTAGTATTACATTACatgaaacataaaaatacgAAGTTGGGCACATATTGTTAATGCTATgtgtttgaaaacttttttgcaCAAACATTTAATTATACCTCGATAACGAGAAGTACAATATTTGATTTTAAAcacacgaaaaaaatatagagaatACGTCTGTGATCATACCATGTGTTATGgataagaaaaacaaaaatgattaaaactGTCATATAttttagtaataataacagattatcataaaataaaattacgagaTTTACAGAAATTTACTACCTTGTTACCATGTTGGACTGTGAAGTGAATAAGAAGACACCAATAGCATATAGACGGTTTGATGGTGATTTATTTACTTTAATATATATCTTTTTAACAATAACAGTACAGATTCATTATTACTTcgacaaataattataacagtaacaacaataataggAAGACTGATAAAATACTTGAAAAGTTACAACATTTCATAccaaataatattgataataataataataacgctgGCGTTAATAACTTGCATAGTAGGtaaacgtatacctatattctgCGTGGGTTACCTACAatagttcatttattttgaagCGAAACGATCCCCGTAGAATCAAATAGGGTGAAAGAGATATTGTTAGGTCGGCGGATGATTAGATACGCAAAATTTCCATAATACATTCTTCCTTACAATTCATTTCTTCGAAATGTTTTCCTAAAATTAGGTTTGTTAGTCTGATAGTATTTCTTTTAGATATCTTACTACgtctgtttatttttatcaatattatattttgtacCATCTATTCTAGTGGATAACGAAATTGGTATTCCATTATTTAACAATCTACAGTGCATTACAAGGCAGATCGGTCAGTCTTATGagatttttaatcaatcaaCAATTGTTCGTATCGTCTAATCAATGAAAGGCTACATTGATACAAGAAGATTTTTCGTATAATGCTCGATGAAGGCATCTACGCTCtactttcatttctttttcattcggttcAAATTAAATCTAATTTTCGTAGTGGTTAGATCGTCACAGATCAGATCCattttttaacgaattttatattgtattataaaCTTGTAACGGAAATTAATCATTCGTCCAACGTACACCAGACTCATATACCAGTATTgcacaatttttacaattattcccAATATCTTCGATATGGCATAAAAACTCAGAAAAACAATATATTAGCTAATCATCTATAACATAcgccaaaatttttcgttgtttaCCCAATAGAGTgattaaagtttttttcaattttaaagaacATCATTAGAAGGATCCTATGTTGTTTGGAATGTTGAAGGTTCCAACTTCAGCGAGATGCAGTTCGTGATCTCACTTTATCGGTAAGATAATCTATCACCTGAGTCTGTGAATGCCTGATGGCCAGTTGCAAAGGGGTAACACTTTCTTGATTTAAAAGTAGAGGGTCAGCTCCTGCGCCTACAAGTTGTCTAGCCACTGCCATGTGGCCTGACAAAGCCGCAGCATGAAGAGCGCTTTCTCCGTTCTATTGTGAGGGAAAGGGAAGATGCCTgttattgattttattaaaaatcgtAATACTTCAATACAATTCAAATAGTTTGCTCACCGGCAGTATGCCCAGTGATGGACGGTATTTCAAAAGTTCTCCTATAACCGCAGAATGACCTTTGTGAGCCGCTTTGAACAAGGGGGTGGCCCCATCCtgtgtgtaaaattttttcgatgattTGGTAGAATTATTGTGACATAAACGGGTTTGAAATCAGAGTTTCAATGTCTCTCTTACGTGTCTGGTGGAATCAACTCTCGCCCCAGCTTTGAGTAGCCTTCTTACGACGTGGTCGTGTCCCATTTGAGCTGCTATCCAAAGTGGAGTAGCTCCGTCGGTTCTGATTGCATCGGTTTTTGCCCCTCGTTCTAGTAGTATTTCTAAAATACGTACGTGACCATTTTGCGCCGCTATGAAAAGAGCGGTCGCTCCGTCCTGTTAAAATAGATTTCAAGTATTtgcatgaataaatttaaaataacaGCTAATCTAAACCCGTTTAATCTttttgatgaataattgattatgTACGACGACTAATTTACCTTCATATGCGCGTTCACGTTCGCTCCTCTATCTAAAAGTCCTTCTACCACATCCAAGTGACCACATTGGCAGGCGACGAACAAAGGCGTTCCACCGTCCtgcaaaaatattcaagacaCTTCTTGACACTAACAATTAAACTAAAGGAGAAAAGATTCCAAAAAACACAAGTATAGAACTGAATTCTTCGCTTACCACACTACAGGAATCAACTACAGCTCCGTTATCCAGCAACAAATTTACCACATCAACGTATCCTCCTTGGGAAGCGAAAAATAACGCTGTGGTACCGGTCTAGAATTAAATAAAGGAacgttaaaaaattgtttatagACCAGATGCTTTTTAGTCTAGATATcacaaataaattttccgccAGCATGTCGTATAGGGTAATCAATAGCTGGTCAGGACGATAACATTTAAACGTCTAAGACTCCGTAGGTTTCAAAAAAAAGCTTCAGCAGTGCAAGTTTATTAAGAGAGGacgtattgaataaataaataaaaactaaaaaaaacgGTCTGATGAGGAAGTTTTTATCGTCTTGATCCATTGGCCGTCGACACGGTTTAATTTAAATTACTCAACTTATCGTTTTGCTCAATTTACTCGCAGACAAATTTAATTTGAGAATTACAACACTACTGAAGTTGAACTCGtagtaaaattttgaaatactcAGAATATGTGGCGTTGAGTTGCGATTGTAGTTATCGTTCAATCTTCATAGTATAACAATATACCACaacatttttataaatagTATCTATATCCTAGGATCCGGTAGAGCCCTTAGCCTGGtttgaatagaagaaaaaaaattctagcgAAACAGAAACTGCAGTTCTGCACGCGATGCCTATCCGAATAATCGTAATGTTTCAACTTTGACATAAACTATGTTTGAAGTTCCAACGACAGACAAACGGCAATGCATAATAGCATTAATTACAGGCGGGAATAATCGCTCTATTATAAACCATAACTTCGACTTTGAAAAGTACGTGCATTTCGAGGGCTTCACTCGGTTTCATTCTATACTATACAGGGAAGGAAAATTCTGTTCCGACATCTGAACGCGTGGAATGTcgtaatattattcatttggAATGGAATCCATGGAGATTAAACGCTTGGTTTTCAAGCTAGACTGTACAAACTAAGtacaaaaaataagatgatagatttcaattgaaaacatgtatacatataagtatttGCATATTGATACGTAGATAATAAAGGCAACATATTTCGTTCCGATGCTAATAAATGAATGCATTAcagtagaaaaaattcatgtaaGAAAAGAATCGGTAGGCAGAGCTGACGTAGGTACCAAATGCACATAACACATCCATATAACCAGCAGGCCATTGGTGAATCGACTTTCACTCCAGAGTGGTAGAACTAAGTTCATATAGCTGTGTAAGGCAAACACGGACGTACGACTCGCGACAGCAAAAGCAAGAGCAGCAGCGACCTGACATAATAATCCAACAAGTGTCCTAATAGTACATGACCGCGCGCGTGAGCTCCTACcagaatatttattattttcatcacgtAGGGAGCTCAACTATAGAAAAGTTGCcccaaataaaattgaaacactAATACTGCACCCGACTCATCGATCTTTTCTCATGTTATTTTGGTTCATCtattaattcaaatttttttcctcagtaCCTACCGACCCATCGGAGGCACATGATTTCACCGCATCTCATCGCCGGTAAGCCCGCTGACAACGAGTGATAAAAGCTCGAGGTAAGCAGAATTAATTAACATGAACTTCCAACGAAAGAAACTATCCACGAAGCTatgtgcaatattttttttcagtagtAAAACATCATTACGCAACTCGTGCAACAAAACGTTACGGTATAtctaatatacacgtatttatattctctcattttttatctatggcaattattattacgcaTGTAATGACCGGCAGCGATAATTATAAACAACTCTCTGACTGCTTCATGGTTGATGCGCGTAAGTGAGGCTTTGCGAATCGAGGTACTACGATTATAATTAGGTGTACAGGAAAGCTTTTATAATGCTCGTGTAATTAAACCAAATTGGATATCATCAAGGTCCACTTCTGATCAGCTGTCCGTTGCAAAATTCTACAACgtcgaataatattttcctTCAATACGGGTGAAAGAAGTTCGTagttgttttaaaaatttcaagcacCAACAGTATACGTATGAGGTAAACCGCAGAAGGTGGCTGTGCACCAGCAAATCAAGATCGCGAGAAACTTAAGAACGCTGTTTCTGTATCCGTTACGCATACCTATATGCGACTTGAAGAAACCTGAGAATCTAAGATCATGTACTCCTGCTAACACTTTCCAGTAGCAACTACATTTCTGAGAGAGGAAAAGCTGTCTTGTTTCATCAAGTGCTTTCATAATCAATCGATTTTCCGGTCCCAATTTCATATCCATCCTCCGTGTTACGTGGATTTGCCAAAAAaaggtaataattttcaccaaCTGCTGACTTTTTCCTCTATTATTTCCGCATGTTACGTGGATTGAGGCCACGAGGGTGACGTGAACTCGGATCTATTTTCAGAGCTCATCGCAAAATCATGAAATAGTGTGAATGTCGTTAAAACTGTCCATCCCCTCTCCAATGTCAGACATCCGCTGGCAACGGATGCGAAAATATATTCGGATCCTTGAAATTCGGTGGATCCAAGGTCGTGGCGTTCCGTAAGAAATATTACTGTACGCTATGTGGTTGCATAAGATACATTTcatcataaaaaaaagaatcattcTTAACGCACCAGTCTTTTTGCTGCAGGATCTGCACCCTGTTGCAACAATTCAGCAACTGCATCAGCATGTCCACCAGCGGCTGCCAAAATCAAAGGGGTTGTACCATCCTGAAAATACGAATTGTTTCgaagcaaaaataattttttcacaaagctGATGTAAACAAAaatgtctgtttttttttaattccagcTCACCAACCTTGTCTTTGCAGTCTACGTGAACTCTTCCAGATTCCAAAAGTACTTGAAGACGTTTAGCGTCGCCTTTTGCCGCTGCAAGATGCAACTCGACATCCCAAGGGGACTCTTTCTGCGTCAATAAAgagaagaggtgaaaaaagaatgcaATCGAATATGTACTGAGTTACCGAGGAGTTTCAAAATGTTCGGCGAACGTATGTTTATCTGATCTTGAAAATCACTCCTGATTTCCAACGGAAGCTGTAGGTGCAGCTGAAGCTACTAGGTAATTGCGTAAGCCAGCGAAGCACGAGCTGCTAATTAGTAATTAGTAGCGGGTCAACGTTAATTTCTAACATCGTATGAAAAGATAACTCCAAGTAAATGAATCCTAGATGTTTAGATAAATCAGTTTCGATGGCACGAGCCATTGCTGGCAACTATAACAACGGGCTCTTAATAAAATCAAACCAATAAAGTGGCTAGTAGATGAGAAGCAACGCTAAAGGCTAACTACTGGACCCTGTCGCACAAATAGGAGCAGTAGCCTCGTCATTATTACGGTTAACAGTATTCTAGACATTCTTTTTGTAATCGTTCGATGAGAGCAAAATTGCCAAGATGTTTTCAGATTTGCATCTTGGTGCTAATTTAACGTTGCGGAGCCAACAGGTGACAATATCCACTTATTATTGGGTTGAGCCTTTATAAGACCGGATCATTGGTTACTATTTGTTAGAGACAAAATCGTCTCGGAAGACTCAATGAacgggatttgaaaatttaccgaggTCATCATGTTTCCTTTGGCATTTAATCTTTACGACGTGCTGAATGGAGATACAACAAATTCGTCAAGGTCGAACAGTTTATTTACAGTAGCCACATTGTATAATGGTTTTCTATACCGGAATTGAGCAGAGCCCGATTCGCAgggtaaatatttcatttttcaaaatctattCTTTGTTTTAATCTGGTACACACATTATGTAATGTAATAGGCGTGTCTCTCGAGACTCAATTATTTGCCGttcgtgtttgaaaaaaaaagtaatgaaaaaatatcacattaCGTCGTAGACTCGCGCTAATTATGCACCGGTTACGGACAGATAGCAAAAGATGTAAGTGATACTGATCTCTGAATATAATTCATCTATTTATAGGAGTTACGAACTTATCAAATCTTTTTATTAGAGttattatttgaattaaaaCCCACGCGTTCGCCTACTATAAgtagctaattgtaagtgtgaTATTATTCTAGAGAACATTGAATtaatttaccaatttcaattgttatgtataaaattctaCGAGCATTATGGACCAAAAATGATGTTTTGCTATTCGCATacagttattattataattgcggTTTTACAGGACAATactataattatgtataattgATCGCTTTTAAAGGGGATCGCGCGCATAGCATGAAAACACGCTTAACAGATGATCATCGCGGCTT
Proteins encoded in this window:
- the LOC105691687 gene encoding ankyrin repeat domain-containing protein 29, yielding MSMKKESPWDVELHLAAAKGDAKRLQVLLESGRVHVDCKDKDGTTPLILAAAGGHADAVAELLQQGADPAAKRLTGTTALFFASQGGYVDVVNLLLDNGAVVDSCSVDGGTPLFVACQCGHLDVVEGLLDRGANVNAHMKDGATALFIAAQNGHVRILEILLERGAKTDAIRTDGATPLWIAAQMGHDHVVRRLLKAGARVDSTRHDGATPLFKAAHKGHSAVIGELLKYRPSLGILPNGESALHAAALSGHMAVARQLVGAGADPLLLNQESVTPLQLAIRHSQTQVIDYLTDKVRSRTASR